The Arachis duranensis cultivar V14167 chromosome 2, aradu.V14167.gnm2.J7QH, whole genome shotgun sequence genome has a window encoding:
- the LOC127739557 gene encoding dihydroneopterin aldolase 2 isoform X1 — protein sequence MIAATTMETESLMRGDKLILRGLMFHGFHGVNPEERTLGQKFLVDIDAWMDLRAAGKSDNLSDSVSYTDIYRIVKEVIEGPPHNLLESVAQKIANTTLTNHHQISAVRVLVGKPHVAVMGPVDYLGVEIHRFRSDVAN from the exons ATGATAGCAGCAACAACAATGGAAACTGAATCACTTATGAGGGGTGACAAACTCATTCTGAGGGGATTAATGTTCCATGGTTTTCATGGTGTGAATCCAGAAGAAAGAACACTAGGTCAGAAATTCTTGGTAGATATAGATGCTTGGATGGATCTTAGAGCTGCTGGTAAATCTGATAACTTGTCAGATTCGGTTAGCTACACAGATATATACCG AATAGTAAAGGAAGTTATTGAAGGGCCACCTCACAACCTTCTGGAATCAGTGGCTCAAAAGATTGCAAACACAACTCTAACCAATCACCATCAGATATCTGCTGTTAGGGTTCTAGTTGGAAAACCCCATGTTGCAGTTATGGGTCCAGTTGATTACTTAGGAGTTGAGATTCATAGGTTCAGGAGTGATGTAGCAAACTAG
- the LOC107476043 gene encoding uncharacterized protein LOC107476043, producing MGLTNFVLTVAGVSAVVLLLRSDVKQSANIFRRNVKHIRNWLEEETAASSKEMQKSAKELESKVPPKETPKEDKH from the exons ATGGGTTTGACGAATTTCGTGCTGACCGTGGCTGGTGTGAGTGCGGTGGTGCTTCTTCTGAGGAGCGACGTGAAGCAATCTGCCAACATATTCAGGCGCAATGTTAAGCACATCCGTAACTGGCTCGAAGAAGAAACCGCTGCTTCTTCCAA GGAAATGCAGAAATCTGCAAAAGAATTGGAATCAAAGGTGCCTCCGAAAGAGACTCCTAAGGAGGACAAGCACTAG
- the LOC107476040 gene encoding L10-interacting MYB domain-containing protein, translated as MGDENGSSVNLDSLRANWNPSQDKYFLELLLSQLQLGNRISKVISKQAWPVMVEQFNTKFGLKYDIDALKNRHKRFRKQYNDVKMIIGQNGFRWDHELNMIIADDKTWDEYLKVHPDFQGFRKRVVPYYDDLCKIFGHSVADGRYSLSCFDVGFENEEIASKELDDQATAGKGDDDETVPIISSQSKIDWSPMMDQFFVELMLNQMHKGNKVGRSFKKKAWVDMTDSFNERFGCHCGKAVLKNRLIVLRRHYCSINVLLSKEGFSWDNVHQKVVADDQVWENCIRVHHNYRIYRTKSMPFYSSMCILCHNEDTQHCKLNSGGGSCGSKKSMPDTELLPNADGTALHIGGENNSTRKSQPLPDADKEPLHLGKGRKVSGHQKRLQPNMPSNEYKKARNDDEGMVAALKHMAVAVTSLTKKTKIEDTFSIDKAIKVLQAIPGMDEDLILDACELLEDERRARMFMALDDNLRKKWLLRKLRS; from the exons ATGGGGGATGAAAATGGTTCTTCTGTTAATTTGGATAGCTTGAGGGCTAACTGGAATCCATCTCAAGACAAATATTTTCTTGAGCTTTTGCTATCTCAACTGCAGCTAGGGAACAGAATCAGCAAAGTCATTAGCAAACAAGCATGGCCGGTTATGGTTGAACAATTTAACACCAAATTCGGACTGAAGTATGATATAGATGCATTGAAAAACCGTCACAAACGATTCAGGAAGCAATATAATGATGTCAAAATGATTATTGGTCAAAATGGATTTCGGTGGGATCATGAACTAAACATGATCATAGCTGATGATAAAACATGGGATGAATATCTTAAG GTTCACCCTGATTTTCAAGGTTTCAGAAAAAGAGTTGTTCCTTATTATGATGATCTGTGCAAAATTTTTGGCCATTCAGTTGCTGATGGGAGATACAGCCTTTCATGTTTTGATGTAGGCTTTGAAAATGAAG AAATTGCCTCAAAAGAATTGGATGATCAAGCCACTGCTGGCAAAGGAGACGACGATGAGACTGTCCCTATCATTTCTAGTCAAAGTAAAATTGACTGGTCACCAATGATGGACCAATTCTTTGTTGAACTTATGCTGAACCAGATGCATAAAGGGAACAAGGTTGGCCGTTCGTTCAAGAAGAAAGCCTGGGTGGACATGACAGATTCGTTCAATGAAAGATTCGGATGTCATTGTGGTAAGGCAGTCTTGAAGAACCGTTTGATTGTCCTCAGGAGGCATTACTGCTCCATAAATGTTCTACTTAGCAAAGAAGGCTTCAGCTGGGATAATGTGCACCAGAAGGTCGTGGCTGATGACCAAGTTTGGGAAAATTGCATCAGG GTACATCACAACTACCGGATATATAGAACTAAAAGCATGCCTTTCTATTCTAGTATGTGCATATTATGTCACAATGAAGATACTCAGCATTGCAAACTGAATTCTGGAGGGGGATCTTGTGGTAGCAAGAAATCGATGCCAGATACTGAACTACTCCCTAATGCAGATGGCACAGCATTGCATATTGGTGGAGAAAATAATTCTACCAGAAAATCTCAGCCTCTGCCTGATGCAGATAAAGAACCTTTGCATTTAGGCAAAGGAAGAAAGGTTTCCGGTCACCAAAAGAGGCTCCAACCTAATATGCCCTCAAATGAATATAAGAAGGCGAGAAATGATGACGAGGGTATGGTGGCAGCTCTGAAACACATGGCAGTTGCGGTTACCTCcctaacaaagaaaacaaagatagaaGATACCTTTTCTATAGATAAGGCTATTAAGGTGCTTCAGGCTATACCAGGCATGGATGAAGATCTAATACTAGATGCATGTGAATTGTTGGAAGATgaaagaagagcaaggatgttTATGGCATTGGATGATAATTTGAGAAAGAAATGGTTACTGAGAAAGCTTCGTTCATAA
- the LOC127739557 gene encoding dihydroneopterin aldolase 2 isoform X2, producing the protein METESLMRGDKLILRGLMFHGFHGVNPEERTLGQKFLVDIDAWMDLRAAGKSDNLSDSVSYTDIYRIVKEVIEGPPHNLLESVAQKIANTTLTNHHQISAVRVLVGKPHVAVMGPVDYLGVEIHRFRSDVAN; encoded by the exons ATGGAAACTGAATCACTTATGAGGGGTGACAAACTCATTCTGAGGGGATTAATGTTCCATGGTTTTCATGGTGTGAATCCAGAAGAAAGAACACTAGGTCAGAAATTCTTGGTAGATATAGATGCTTGGATGGATCTTAGAGCTGCTGGTAAATCTGATAACTTGTCAGATTCGGTTAGCTACACAGATATATACCG AATAGTAAAGGAAGTTATTGAAGGGCCACCTCACAACCTTCTGGAATCAGTGGCTCAAAAGATTGCAAACACAACTCTAACCAATCACCATCAGATATCTGCTGTTAGGGTTCTAGTTGGAAAACCCCATGTTGCAGTTATGGGTCCAGTTGATTACTTAGGAGTTGAGATTCATAGGTTCAGGAGTGATGTAGCAAACTAG